One genomic window of Halorhodospira halophila includes the following:
- the rpsR gene encoding 30S ribosomal protein S18: protein MGRFFRRRKYCKFTAEGVKEIDYKDLNTLKNYITDTGKIVPSRITGTSARYQRQLARAIKRARFLALLPYTDRH from the coding sequence ATGGGACGTTTCTTCCGGCGCCGTAAGTACTGCAAGTTCACCGCGGAGGGCGTGAAGGAGATCGACTACAAGGATCTCAACACGCTGAAAAACTACATCACCGATACCGGCAAGATCGTGCCGAGCCGGATCACCGGCACCAGCGCGCGCTACCAGCGCCAGCTGGCGCGGGCGATCAAGCGCGCCCGTTTCCTGGCGCTGCTGCCGTACACGGACCGTCACTGA
- the rpsF gene encoding 30S ribosomal protein S6 yields the protein MRHYEIVFMVHPDQSDQVPAMVERYRSIVESSGGTVHRLEDWGRRQLAYPINKLIKAHYVLMNVECGKDEIDELTSAFRFNDAVIRNLVLSRDEAVTEPSPLAKGNEKREDRKESEDAE from the coding sequence ATGCGACACTACGAGATTGTCTTCATGGTCCACCCGGACCAGAGCGACCAGGTTCCCGCCATGGTCGAGCGCTACCGCAGCATCGTCGAGTCCAGCGGCGGCACCGTGCACCGCCTGGAGGACTGGGGTCGTCGGCAGCTGGCCTATCCGATCAACAAGCTGATCAAGGCCCACTACGTGCTGATGAACGTCGAGTGCGGCAAGGATGAGATCGACGAGCTTACCTCCGCCTTCCGCTTCAACGACGCGGTCATCCGCAACCTGGTGCTGAGCCGCGACGAGGCCGTCACCGAGCCGTCGCCGCTGGCCAAGGGCAACGAGAAGCGCGAGGACCGCAAGGAGTCCGAGGACGCGGAGTAA
- the rlmB gene encoding 23S rRNA (guanosine(2251)-2'-O)-methyltransferase RlmB, giving the protein MAQGRRRRSRGKGSAAADTAEDGAQLVYGQHAAREAAAYDPAGVEAVWVERGRRDARLERLLDKLDRQGVSVERVHRRALDEMAEGGNHQGVILRYSGTPARGEGELADLLATEPEPLLLVLDRVQDPHNLGACMRSAAAAGAHGVVAPRDRAAALSPAVHKTAAGAVQRIPFFQVTNLARTLQQLCAAGVYTVGAAGEAERSCYQIDLRGPLALVLGGEGEGLRRLTRERCDALVAIPMPGTMESLNVSVAAGVLLFEAVRQRFPQGGDLG; this is encoded by the coding sequence ATGGCACAGGGCAGACGACGCCGTAGCCGCGGCAAGGGGTCCGCGGCTGCGGACACCGCCGAGGACGGGGCTCAACTGGTCTACGGCCAACACGCCGCGCGCGAGGCTGCCGCCTACGATCCCGCCGGCGTCGAAGCCGTGTGGGTGGAGCGCGGTCGACGGGATGCCCGGCTCGAGCGCCTGCTCGACAAGCTGGACCGCCAGGGAGTGAGCGTCGAGCGCGTGCATCGGCGGGCGCTCGATGAGATGGCTGAAGGGGGCAACCACCAGGGCGTCATCCTGCGCTACAGCGGTACCCCAGCCCGCGGCGAAGGGGAGCTGGCGGATCTGTTGGCCACCGAGCCCGAGCCGCTGCTACTGGTGCTCGATCGGGTTCAGGATCCGCACAATCTCGGCGCGTGCATGCGCAGCGCCGCGGCGGCAGGCGCCCACGGCGTGGTGGCGCCGCGGGACCGGGCGGCGGCGCTGAGCCCGGCAGTGCACAAGACCGCCGCCGGCGCGGTTCAGCGCATCCCCTTCTTCCAGGTAACCAACCTCGCGCGGACCCTGCAGCAGCTGTGCGCGGCTGGGGTCTACACCGTGGGGGCCGCTGGTGAGGCGGAGCGCAGCTGCTATCAGATCGATCTGCGCGGCCCGCTGGCGCTGGTCCTCGGCGGCGAGGGCGAGGGCCTGCGGCGGCTGACCCGGGAGCGTTGTGACGCACTGGTGGCGATCCCCATGCCCGGTACGATGGAAAGCCTCAACGTGTCCGTGGCCGCGGGCGTCCTACTTTTCGAGGCTGTCCGTCAGCGCTTTCCACAGGGCGGCGATCTCGGGTAG